The following coding sequences lie in one Nitrospirota bacterium genomic window:
- the metG gene encoding methionine--tRNA ligase yields MEKFYVTTPIYYVNDVPHIGHAYTTIAADILSRYNRLKGNNVFFLTGTDEHGQKVEKAAQSRGLSPKEHADIMVENFKSLWKKLNISNDAFIRTTDPEHIKTVQGLIQLLWDNGEIEKRQYAGWYCTPDERFWTEKDLVEGNCPDCGRPVEQIQEENYFFLMSKYQGRLIKYIEDNPSYILPETRRNEVLGFLKNNTLGDLCISRPKARLAWGIPFPFDEAFVTYVWFDALVNYFSATRYLVPHAERARLGDFWWPAEHHLVGKDILTTHAVYWSTMLMALDLPRPKNIFAHGWWTVDGKKMSKSIGNVVDPNEMVEKYGVDAFRYFLFREVPFGLDGNFSEDALISRINTDLANDLGNLLSRFLTMAEKYFGGDVGIPAGNTTALNPFAKECIESMLSAMNDIPHRHWSTLRFNVILDHIWDIISAGNNHIAQKEPWKLAKTDTEELKSVMFNIWNAIRLSAVALYPFMPDTSEKMWKQLGLRSLIEETKQSLPKAPDEGSDNYPAIFSWEWKPGYEIKISKGEQLFPRIEVKKETEKTKGGKGVMTESGQTSTEQKTEDNLISIEDFAKVQLKIGKVLQAERVPKSSKLIKLQVDTGEPRQVVAGIGQAYAPEDLIGKSIAVVTNLKPAKLMGVESQGMLLAATDSDGVLSILIPEKNVKEGAKIK; encoded by the coding sequence ATGGAAAAGTTTTACGTCACAACTCCTATTTATTACGTCAACGATGTCCCACACATCGGACACGCGTATACGACCATTGCCGCTGACATCCTTTCCCGGTATAACAGATTAAAGGGCAATAACGTTTTCTTCCTTACCGGAACGGATGAGCACGGGCAGAAGGTCGAGAAGGCAGCGCAGTCAAGAGGGCTTTCTCCAAAGGAACACGCCGACATAATGGTCGAGAATTTCAAATCCCTCTGGAAGAAATTAAATATCTCAAACGACGCCTTTATCCGCACCACTGACCCTGAGCATATCAAGACCGTTCAGGGGCTCATTCAGCTCCTCTGGGACAACGGAGAGATAGAGAAGAGGCAGTACGCCGGATGGTATTGCACCCCGGATGAACGTTTCTGGACAGAGAAAGACCTTGTTGAAGGCAACTGCCCCGACTGCGGAAGGCCTGTGGAGCAGATACAGGAGGAAAACTATTTCTTCCTAATGTCAAAGTATCAGGGCAGGCTGATCAAATATATTGAGGACAATCCTTCTTACATACTTCCTGAGACGCGCAGGAACGAGGTCCTTGGATTTTTAAAGAATAATACCCTTGGAGACCTTTGCATATCAAGGCCGAAGGCAAGGCTTGCGTGGGGGATCCCCTTTCCCTTTGATGAAGCCTTTGTGACCTACGTCTGGTTTGACGCACTTGTGAATTATTTCTCAGCGACGCGCTATCTTGTCCCTCATGCTGAGAGGGCAAGGCTCGGAGATTTCTGGTGGCCTGCGGAGCATCACCTTGTGGGAAAGGATATCCTGACCACTCATGCCGTTTACTGGTCAACTATGCTGATGGCGCTTGATCTCCCTCGGCCGAAAAATATCTTTGCCCACGGCTGGTGGACGGTTGACGGGAAAAAGATGTCGAAGTCCATCGGCAATGTCGTTGACCCCAATGAGATGGTTGAAAAGTACGGGGTGGACGCCTTCAGGTATTTTCTCTTCAGGGAAGTGCCCTTCGGACTTGACGGGAATTTTTCTGAGGACGCTTTGATAAGCCGGATCAACACCGACCTTGCCAATGACCTTGGCAATCTCCTGAGCAGGTTCTTAACGATGGCTGAGAAATATTTCGGGGGTGACGTAGGGATCCCTGCGGGAAATACGACTGCGCTCAATCCTTTCGCAAAAGAATGTATTGAGTCAATGCTTTCCGCAATGAATGATATTCCTCATCGCCACTGGTCTACTCTTAGATTCAATGTAATCCTCGATCACATATGGGATATTATCAGTGCCGGGAATAATCATATTGCCCAGAAGGAACCTTGGAAGCTCGCCAAAACAGATACCGAAGAGCTGAAAAGTGTAATGTTCAATATCTGGAATGCGATCAGGCTCTCGGCAGTTGCGCTTTATCCGTTCATGCCTGACACTTCAGAGAAGATGTGGAAGCAATTGGGGCTGAGGTCATTAATTGAAGAAACTAAACAAAGCTTGCCAAAGGCTCCAGATGAAGGTTCAGACAATTATCCGGCAATATTTTCATGGGAGTGGAAGCCGGGATATGAAATAAAGATTTCAAAAGGAGAGCAATTATTCCCAAGGATAGAGGTGAAGAAGGAGACAGAAAAAACAAAGGGAGGCAAAGGAGTGATGACTGAATCAGGACAAACTTCTACAGAACAGAAAACAGAAGATAATTTAATTTCCATAGAAGATTTTGCAAAGGTGCAATTAAAGATCGGCAAGGTGCTTCAGGCCGAGCGGGTCCCCAAATCCAGCAAGCTCATCAAACTTCAGGTTGACACAGGCGAGCCCAGACAGGTTGTCGCCGGGATCGGGCAGGCTTACGCGCCTGAGGACCTGATCGGTAAGAGCATCGCGGTTGTAACAAACCTGAAGCCTGCGAAACTGATGGGCGTTGAATCTCAGGGAATGCTCCTTGCAGCCACAGACAGCGACGGTGTGTTGTCAATATTAATTCCCGAAAAAAACGTGAAGGAAGGGGCGAAAATAAAGTGA
- a CDS encoding MOSC domain-containing protein: MRKKAVEYAVIKDNYGIESDAHASEKWHRQISLLALESIKKMQDKGLNVGPGDFAENITTEGIILMTLPVGTKMIIGEGIEVEVTQIGKLCHARCAIYEQAGDCVMPREGIFVKVLKGGTIRKGDSIVVRD, translated from the coding sequence ATGAGGAAAAAGGCAGTTGAGTACGCTGTCATAAAAGATAATTACGGCATCGAGAGCGACGCCCATGCCTCGGAAAAGTGGCACCGGCAGATCAGCCTGCTCGCTCTTGAGAGCATCAAAAAGATGCAGGACAAGGGACTGAATGTCGGCCCCGGTGATTTTGCCGAGAACATTACGACCGAGGGCATTATTCTCATGACCCTTCCTGTCGGCACAAAAATGATTATCGGGGAAGGCATTGAAGTTGAGGTCACCCAGATCGGCAAACTGTGCCATGCCCGCTGCGCGATCTATGAACAGGCCGGCGACTGCGTGATGCCGCGAGAAGGCATCTTTGTAAAAGTGCTGAAAGGCGGCACGATTAGAAAAGGAGACAGTATAGTAGTTAGGGATTAG
- a CDS encoding MogA/MoaB family molybdenum cofactor biosynthesis protein, producing MIKVAILTLSDKGSRGEREDTSGPAIERMMKKIGAKVVSSDILPDEKALIKKKLLSLCNKVDLILTTGGTGVSPRDVTPEVTREVIQREIPGIAEAMRYKGLKKTPFAMLSRSVAGVRGKTLIINLPGSPSAVKENLSVVLDCLPHAIEKIQGCQKDCATHRFRGKPGMTK from the coding sequence ATGATCAAGGTTGCGATACTGACATTAAGCGATAAAGGCTCAAGAGGCGAGCGGGAAGACACGAGCGGGCCGGCTATCGAAAGGATGATGAAGAAGATCGGCGCAAAAGTTGTCAGCTCTGATATCCTCCCGGATGAAAAGGCATTGATAAAGAAAAAACTTCTTTCCTTATGCAATAAGGTTGACCTTATCCTCACCACCGGCGGCACGGGTGTATCACCGCGTGACGTGACTCCTGAGGTGACCCGTGAAGTCATTCAGCGGGAGATACCGGGCATTGCCGAGGCAATGCGTTACAAGGGATTGAAGAAGACCCCCTTTGCAATGCTTTCTCGGTCCGTTGCAGGTGTCAGGGGGAAGACCCTGATAATAAATCTTCCTGGAAGCCCGTCGGCGGTAAAAGAAAATCTGTCGGTGGTCCTTGACTGCCTCCCTCATGCAATTGAAAAGATCCAGGGATGTCAGAAAGATTGCGCAACCCACAGATTCCGGGGTAAGCCCGGAATGACAAAATAA
- a CDS encoding sulfite exporter TauE/SafE family protein, whose protein sequence is MSNVGYIGAFLGGLLSFLSPCVLPLIPSYVSYITGISFEDFKTADKAFIRKLTLINSSAFVLGFSVVFILLGVSSSFIGSLFSFYYDQIRIVGGIIIIFFGLYVMGILKLNFLASDKRIHLKSKPRGYMGSFVVGLTFGAGWTPCIGPILGSILLIASTSGSAMYGFKLLLVYSAGLAIPFVTTSLLINTFLSHFRAIQSRMRIIMIVSGLLLISFGIILLTDSVHLLLSIAPDLGVEKLITPSHKAR, encoded by the coding sequence ATGTCAAACGTAGGATACATAGGCGCTTTTCTCGGCGGGCTGCTCTCTTTTCTCTCGCCGTGCGTGCTGCCGCTTATCCCGTCGTACGTTTCCTATATCACCGGGATATCCTTTGAAGATTTCAAGACCGCAGACAAGGCATTCATAAGAAAACTTACGCTCATAAATTCCTCCGCGTTCGTGCTTGGCTTTTCCGTTGTGTTTATCCTGCTTGGAGTATCGTCATCTTTTATCGGTTCTCTTTTCTCGTTCTACTATGACCAGATCAGGATAGTCGGCGGGATAATAATCATCTTCTTCGGACTGTACGTGATGGGAATCCTGAAACTCAACTTTCTTGCGTCGGACAAGAGGATCCACCTCAAGTCAAAACCTCGCGGGTATATGGGATCTTTTGTCGTCGGGCTTACCTTCGGCGCGGGATGGACGCCGTGCATCGGCCCGATACTTGGATCGATCCTGCTTATCGCGAGCACGTCAGGTTCCGCCATGTACGGCTTCAAGCTCCTGCTCGTATATTCCGCGGGACTCGCAATCCCATTTGTTACAACATCCCTTCTCATAAATACCTTCCTCAGCCATTTCAGGGCCATACAGAGCCGCATGAGAATAATAATGATCGTCAGCGGCCTGCTGCTGATCTCCTTCGGAATAATCCTCCTCACCGACTCCGTGCATCTGCTCCTGAGCATAGCGCCGGACCTGGGAGTGGAGAAATTGATCACCCCATCGCATAAGGCCCGGTAA
- a CDS encoding histidinol phosphate phosphatase domain-containing protein — MIDLHTHTFLSDGVLIPSEFMQRAYAAGYTALAITDHVDPSNMDTVVPKIVETIEVLKEYLKITVIPGAEITHVPVGLIGKMVERARKLGAKIVVVHGETLAEPVAPGSNRAGIEAGADILSHPGLISVEDAIRAKELGVALEITARKGHSISNGHVAKVAMETGASLVINTDAHAPEDLITLERAKIILRAAGIAEEKIDQVLANSKKLVDKIRRN; from the coding sequence ATGATTGATTTGCACACACACACATTTCTCAGCGACGGGGTCCTTATTCCCTCGGAATTTATGCAGAGGGCTTACGCCGCGGGCTACACTGCGCTGGCGATCACCGACCACGTGGACCCGTCAAATATGGACACTGTTGTGCCGAAGATCGTGGAGACAATCGAGGTCCTCAAAGAATATTTAAAAATAACTGTCATCCCCGGCGCGGAGATAACCCACGTGCCTGTCGGACTCATAGGGAAAATGGTTGAGAGGGCGCGCAAGCTCGGCGCGAAAATTGTGGTTGTGCACGGCGAGACCCTTGCCGAGCCTGTGGCCCCGGGATCGAACAGGGCCGGGATAGAGGCAGGCGCTGACATACTTTCACATCCGGGGCTGATCAGCGTTGAGGATGCGATTAGGGCAAAGGAATTAGGAGTGGCCCTCGAAATAACCGCGAGAAAGGGACACAGCATCTCAAACGGCCATGTCGCAAAGGTCGCTATGGAGACGGGCGCTTCACTTGTGATAAATACGGACGCCCATGCGCCTGAGGACCTTATCACCCTTGAGCGCGCAAAGATAATTCTGCGCGCAGCGGGCATTGCAGAGGAAAAGATAGATCAAGTTCTTGCAAATTCAAAAAAGCTTGTTGATAAAATTAGGAGGAATTAA
- a CDS encoding tetratricopeptide repeat protein encodes MPKIIKKRPAKARPAQEDEVKHAALHALDAVKQKQKQVITIVSAILAVAILFVAFKFYSSSQNEKAYALEKEAYNIYYNTKSDKTTPEMERWKKAVDLFKKSVDVKVTPTALYYLGNCYYNLNDNENAIKQYSLFINKFGGNYEIVPLVYQKLASAYFKTGKSDKALEALGNLAKVNGGIFKDTALMAEARYYESTGNAEKAKERYKTVAAEFPNSPWGAEANSKIAVNTQAAPKVETQQQPPAAGPVKK; translated from the coding sequence ATGCCAAAGATAATCAAGAAAAGACCTGCCAAGGCCAGGCCTGCCCAGGAGGATGAGGTAAAGCACGCCGCCTTACACGCGCTGGACGCCGTAAAGCAGAAGCAGAAACAGGTAATAACAATTGTGTCCGCAATCTTAGCTGTAGCCATATTATTTGTGGCCTTTAAGTTCTACTCATCATCGCAAAATGAAAAGGCCTATGCGCTTGAGAAAGAAGCGTACAACATTTATTACAACACCAAGTCTGATAAAACCACCCCTGAAATGGAAAGGTGGAAAAAGGCTGTGGACCTTTTCAAAAAATCCGTTGATGTGAAGGTGACCCCGACCGCGTTATATTACCTCGGCAACTGTTACTACAATCTTAATGATAATGAAAACGCGATAAAGCAGTACAGTTTATTTATCAATAAATTCGGAGGCAATTACGAAATAGTGCCCCTTGTTTATCAGAAACTTGCGTCCGCTTATTTTAAAACCGGCAAGAGCGACAAGGCCCTTGAGGCCCTCGGCAATCTTGCAAAAGTTAACGGCGGAATATTCAAGGATACAGCCCTGATGGCGGAAGCCAGATATTATGAAAGCACCGGGAATGCTGAAAAGGCAAAAGAAAGATACAAAACCGTAGCCGCTGAATTCCCGAATTCACCGTGGGGCGCTGAGGCCAATTCAAAGATCGCGGTAAATACGCAGGCCGCTCCGAAAGTTGAAACACAGCAGCAACCGCCCGCTGCCGGACCGGTCAAAAAATAA
- a CDS encoding tetratricopeptide repeat protein yields MILNSIKQIPAFFTLAVMMVLSPGIAYSGIERSSHASSREIGPLEGGDAEKAVMFYNRGNELSKSGKHQEAIEAYKKVIALKPDFPYAHNDIGAAYVELGMYKEAVEAFKQAVKIKPDYVNAYNNLAITYNKLRMNEEEREAYKNVIKINPESADAYYNLGISYSESGMYKEAISSYKSSLIIKPRNADAYYNMGVSYGKLAMHKYAIDAYKKALAINPDAADVHFNLGVSYFNLQQKDAAAKEYEILKTLDPQMAEKLHEVIK; encoded by the coding sequence ATGATTTTAAATTCAATCAAACAGATACCTGCTTTTTTTACTCTCGCAGTTATGATGGTCCTTTCCCCGGGCATTGCATATTCCGGCATTGAAAGGAGCTCTCACGCAAGCAGCCGGGAGATCGGACCGCTTGAGGGCGGTGACGCTGAAAAGGCTGTGATGTTCTACAATCGCGGCAACGAATTAAGCAAATCAGGAAAACATCAGGAGGCGATTGAAGCTTATAAAAAAGTTATTGCGCTAAAACCGGATTTCCCATATGCGCATAATGATATTGGAGCTGCATATGTAGAATTGGGCATGTATAAAGAGGCGGTTGAGGCGTTCAAGCAGGCAGTAAAAATAAAACCGGATTATGTGAATGCGTATAATAATCTCGCTATTACCTACAATAAATTACGAATGAACGAAGAGGAACGGGAAGCTTATAAAAATGTAATCAAAATTAACCCGGAAAGCGCAGACGCGTATTATAATCTGGGTATTTCCTACAGCGAATCAGGAATGTATAAAGAGGCAATATCGTCTTATAAAAGCTCATTGATAATAAAACCCCGTAATGCCGACGCATATTATAATATGGGCGTATCTTACGGGAAACTGGCGATGCATAAATACGCAATTGATGCCTACAAGAAGGCCTTGGCAATTAATCCTGACGCGGCGGATGTACATTTCAATCTCGGGGTTTCTTATTTTAATTTGCAACAGAAGGACGCCGCCGCAAAGGAGTATGAGATATTGAAAACCCTTGATCCCCAAATGGCTGAAAAGCTGCATGAAGTAATCAAATAA
- a CDS encoding radical SAM protein, which produces MKPKIILVNPWIYDFAAANLWSRPLGLLRVAEYLGRFDLELKLIDCTDSFTIKKFGRGSYPRQIVGKPDCLKAVPRHYARYGIGLEEFKETLRNSLPCDIILITSIMSYWYPGVQEAIKMCRALSPGTPVILGGIYATLFHEHTVENSGADYVYKGRIEDNESSLSSVGAGLKPAPAIETVIGQFGCKLHEINSAKPYYRLGLYRQFPFAPVLTSYGCPFKCSYCASAVLNNNFLQREPVDVIREINELHKTGVRDFAFYDDALLVNAGSHIKVILKETIKFGLKLRFHCPNGIHARFIDDELAHLMKQSGFTTLRLGLETINEGRQATTGGKVTSESFVSAVRILKKHGFTKENIGAYLMYGMPGQRLKEVIEGVDFLKGTGVRTHLTEFSPIPHTSCWEELKSMGIINDGIDPLLTNNTVFTHLFSDYDPDALDKLKLDVKQYNSV; this is translated from the coding sequence ATGAAACCGAAGATCATCCTCGTCAATCCGTGGATCTATGACTTTGCTGCTGCAAACCTCTGGTCCAGGCCGCTGGGCCTGCTCAGGGTTGCCGAATATTTGGGCCGCTTTGATCTGGAGCTGAAATTAATAGACTGCACGGACTCATTTACGATCAAGAAATTCGGAAGGGGCAGCTATCCAAGACAGATTGTCGGTAAACCGGATTGTTTGAAAGCAGTTCCGAGGCATTATGCTCGATACGGAATAGGCCTTGAGGAATTCAAGGAGACGCTGAGAAACAGTTTGCCCTGCGATATCATCCTGATAACCTCCATAATGTCGTACTGGTATCCCGGCGTACAGGAGGCAATAAAAATGTGCAGGGCCTTATCGCCCGGTACGCCAGTAATTCTCGGAGGCATATACGCAACCCTTTTTCATGAACACACTGTAGAGAATTCAGGCGCGGATTATGTTTATAAAGGGCGGATAGAGGACAATGAATCCTCGCTGTCCTCCGTAGGGGCAGGTTTAAAACCTGCCCCTGCAATTGAAACTGTAATTGGACAATTTGGCTGCAAGCTGCATGAAATAAATTCTGCAAAACCATACTACCGGCTTGGACTGTACCGGCAGTTTCCTTTTGCGCCTGTCCTTACAAGTTACGGCTGTCCTTTCAAATGCTCTTACTGTGCGTCGGCTGTGCTGAACAACAACTTTCTTCAAAGAGAACCAGTTGATGTTATCAGGGAAATAAATGAACTTCACAAGACAGGCGTCAGGGATTTTGCTTTTTACGATGACGCTCTTCTGGTAAATGCCGGTTCGCATATAAAAGTCATCCTGAAAGAGACAATTAAGTTCGGATTGAAACTGAGGTTTCATTGTCCTAACGGCATTCACGCGCGGTTTATTGACGATGAACTTGCGCACCTGATGAAGCAGTCAGGCTTCACCACGCTGCGCCTCGGGCTTGAGACGATAAACGAGGGCAGGCAGGCGACGACGGGAGGGAAGGTCACGTCAGAGAGTTTCGTCTCCGCAGTAAGGATTTTGAAAAAGCACGGCTTCACAAAAGAGAACATCGGCGCTTATCTCATGTACGGAATGCCGGGGCAGCGCCTTAAAGAGGTCATCGAGGGAGTGGACTTTCTGAAAGGGACCGGCGTGAGGACCCACCTCACGGAATTCTCACCGATTCCCCATACATCCTGCTGGGAAGAACTGAAGAGCATGGGAATAATTAATGACGGCATAGATCCGCTTCTTACAAACAACACTGTCTTCACTCATCTTTTTTCAGACTACGACCCTGACGCGCTTGATAAATTAAAGCTTGATGTGAAGCAGTACAACAGCGTTTAG
- the smpB gene encoding SsrA-binding protein SmpB gives METVATNRKAYHDYFIQQTYEAGISLLGTEVKSLREGKANLKDSYAIIKNGEAFLFNCHISPYSHGNLQNHDPLRTRKLLLHKKEIDKLHGNISQKGLTLVPLKIYFKGGKAKVEIGLAKGKKQYEKREAIKEKEAKREIERHMRKRS, from the coding sequence ATGGAGACTGTAGCTACCAACAGGAAGGCGTATCACGATTATTTCATCCAGCAGACTTACGAGGCAGGCATCTCCCTTCTCGGGACAGAGGTAAAATCCCTGCGCGAAGGCAAGGCCAACCTCAAGGACAGCTACGCCATTATTAAGAACGGCGAGGCGTTTCTCTTCAATTGTCACATCAGCCCGTACAGTCACGGGAACCTTCAAAACCATGACCCGCTGCGGACAAGGAAGCTCCTCCTTCATAAAAAAGAAATAGACAAGCTGCACGGCAACATCAGCCAGAAAGGGCTTACCCTCGTCCCTTTAAAAATCTATTTCAAAGGCGGGAAGGCAAAGGTCGAGATAGGGCTTGCAAAGGGCAAGAAGCAATATGAAAAACGTGAAGCGATAAAAGAGAAAGAAGCGAAAAGGGAGATCGAGAGGCATATGAGAAAGAGGAGCTAA
- a CDS encoding HyaD/HybD family hydrogenase maturation endopeptidase → MNIAIFGIGNILLSDDGVGVHAVNKLKNDYVFPESVELIDGGTKGLDLLPLFEGRDKVLIIDAANFKKEPGTIDTVEGDKIPAFLISNKLSVHQIGLPDTLFAARLMGITPPEMCLIGIQPKSMETSVELSDDIQQQLGALVNKVVLKLKEWGVEVIQKDRG, encoded by the coding sequence TTGAACATAGCAATCTTTGGTATCGGCAACATACTTTTGTCTGACGACGGCGTGGGCGTTCATGCGGTGAATAAATTAAAGAACGATTACGTCTTCCCGGAGTCCGTTGAGTTGATAGACGGGGGGACAAAGGGGCTTGATCTCCTGCCATTGTTTGAAGGCAGGGACAAGGTCCTGATAATTGACGCGGCGAATTTCAAAAAAGAACCGGGGACAATAGATACTGTTGAGGGCGACAAGATCCCCGCGTTTCTGATCTCAAATAAGCTCTCAGTGCACCAGATCGGTCTGCCCGATACACTCTTTGCAGCGAGGCTGATGGGAATCACGCCGCCTGAGATGTGCCTCATCGGGATACAGCCGAAGTCAATGGAGACAAGCGTCGAATTGTCGGATGATATCCAGCAACAGTTGGGCGCCCTTGTGAATAAAGTTGTCCTGAAATTAAAAGAGTGGGGAGTGGAAGTAATTCAAAAAGATAGAGGTTGA